The Xiphophorus hellerii strain 12219 chromosome 5, Xiphophorus_hellerii-4.1, whole genome shotgun sequence genome window below encodes:
- the kif16ba gene encoding kinesin-like protein KIF16B isoform X11 produces the protein MRQRRCSAASGQEKAGCHLQEKELEAKCIIRMEGSKTSITNLKVPEGVVGDSMRERIRTFTYDFSYDSTDGRSRAFVSQETVFGDLGSDVLKAAFEGYNACVFAYGQTGSGKSYTMMGVPGDAGLIPRICEGLFSRIADASRRDEASFRIEVSYLEIYNERVRDLLRRKSSHTYNLRVREHPKDGPYVEDLSKHLVQNYSDVEELMEAGNINRTTASTGMNDVSSRSHAIFTINFTQAKFDAEMPSETVSKIHLVDLAGSERADATGATGARLKEGGNINKSLVTLGNVISALADMAPDGGNTNQKKKTVFVPYRDSVLTWLLKDSLGGNAKTIMIATISPADVNYGETLSTLRYANRAKNIINKPTVNEDSNVRLIRELRAEIARLKALLLQGNQIALLDSPTALSMEEKLHQNEARVLELTKEWTNKWNETQNILKEETLALRKEGIGVVLDSELPHLIGIDDDLLSTGIILYHLKEGRTYVGREDASGEQDIILHGLDLESEHCVFENQNGTVTLVPLSGAQCSVNGVLVAAPVQLNQGAVILLGRTNMFRFNHPKEAAKLREKRKSGLLSSFSLSMTDLSKSCENLSTVMLYNPGLFTQKGPVFLRLEFERQQREELEKLEMKRRLIKEMEEKQLSEKAELERLQQEVESQRKESQEVQQRILRQEESLRRRSQDIESRLRDFLAEKERFEEERRSEVQEVALQRRKLQQEEEREVEEQTEICRELQRLQREREEQQARLEAERRRLEEQEREQLSLVSRLEEQLWEAQEAAAALLARDDARRLEEERRALAEIREALLRAKEAAERTDGEDAAKEARSVQKQYLAFKEAQVDELRRLQEALQQQRELLQQEVTAERSSLQQLARSLKERQQRAPQDGGGQEETVLRQAQHRLHFKEQQLANMAASVLPALVEEQQRAQEVLQRRGGVAPAGLDNTLFQVEKELEETQDKLHLHWNGAQQLQQLQESCEFTANVARQEEKVRRKEREILAWREAQQREALEQAVARLERRHAALRPDRRRAQPDLRRVEQEIQELRRHISESENQNRAQSVGTEEKMGHSSSPVGHMQSLNPLLPLSDDRINAYIEEEVQRRLRKMNFLNGGAVDLSVSCDSLREEEKLQNINPRRLKYEHLMSRPAGTLCAAKEPVRVSIPRYVLRGQGKDEHFEFEVKVSVMDDSWTVFRRYSRFREMHRSLKSKYPELAALEFPPKKLFGNRDERMVSERRSHLERYLRNLFRVMLSCSGSPLKPDEDGVFRLSKFNICEFSPFFKKGVFESSSHGTG, from the exons ATGAGGCAGAGGAGATGCTCCGCTGCTTCTGGACAGGAGAAAGCTGGATGCCATCTACA GGAGAAAGAGCTTGAGGCCAAATGCATCATCAGGATGGAGGGAAGCAAGACCAGCATCACTAACCTGAAG GTCCCAGAGGGCGTGGTCGGCGACTCGATGAGGGAACGGATCAGAACCTTCACCTATGATTTCTCCTACGACTCGACGGACGGACGGAGCCGCGCCTTCGTCTCCCAGGAAACG GTGTTCGGGGACCTGGGCTCCGACGTGCTGAAGGCGGCCTTCGAGGGATACAACGCCTGCGTGTTCGCCTACGGACAGACCGGATCCGGGAAGTCCTACACCATGATGGGCGTCCCA GGCGACGCCGGTCTGATCCCCAGGATCTGCGAGGGTCTGTTCAGTCGGATCGCTGACGCGTCGCGGCGAGACGAAGCTTCGTTCCGCATCGAGGTCAG CTACCTGGAGATCTACAACGAGCGAGTCAGAGACCTGCTGAGGAGGAAGTCCAGCCACACCTACAACCTGCGGGTCCGCGAGCATCCCAAGGACGGGCCGTACGTGGAAG ACCTGTCCAAACACCTGGTGCAGAACTACAGCGACGTGGAGGAGCTGATGGAGGCGGGGAACATCAACCGCACCACCGCCAGCACCGGCATGAACGACGTCAGCAGCCGCTCCCACGCCATCTTCACCATCAACTTCACGCAG GCCAAGTTTGACGCAGAGATGCCGAGCGAGACGGTGAGTAAGATCCACCTGGTGGACCTGGCTGGCAGCGAGCGCGCCGACGCCACCGGCGCCACCGGCGCCCGGCTGAAGGAGGGCGGGAACATCAACAAGTCGCTGGTCACGCTGGGAAACGTCATCTCCGCTCTGG CCGACATGGCGCCGGACGGTGGGAACACcaaccagaagaagaagacggtTTTCGTCCCCTACAGAGACTCGGTGCTGACCTGGCTGCTGAAGGACAGCCTGGGCGGGAACGCCAAGACCATCATGATCGCAA CCATCTCCCCCGCCGACGTGAACTACGGCGAGACGCTCAGCACTCTGCGCTACGCCAACCGAGCCAAGAATATCATCAACAAACCCACCGTCAACGAGGACTCCAACGTCCGGCTGATCAGGGAGCTGCGGGCGGAGATCGCCCGGCTCAAggcgctgctgctgcagggaaACCAG ATCGCTCTGCTGGACTCGCCCACGGCTCTGAGCATGGAGGAGAAGCTGCACCAGAACGAGGCCCGG GTTCTGGAGCTGACCAAGGAGTGGACCAACAAATGGAACGAGACGCAGAACATCCTGAAG GAGGAGACACTGGCTCTGAGGAAGGAGGGCATCGGCGTGGTTCTGGACTCGGAGCTGCCTCACCTCATTGGCATCGACGACGACCTGCTCAGCACCGGCATCATCCTTTACCACCTGAAG GAGGGACGGACGTACGTGGGCCGGGAGGACGCATCCGGCGAACAGGACATCA TTCTGCACGGCCTGGACCTGGAGAGCGAGCACTGTGTGTTTGAGAACCAGAACGGGACGGTTACCCTGGTGCCGCTCAGCGGGGCTCAGTGTTCAGTCAACGGGGTTCTGGTAGCGGCGCCGGTCCAACTCAACCAGG GAGCCGTTATTCTGCTGGGCCGGACCAACATGTTTCGCTTCAACCATCCGAAGGAAGCGGCCAAGCTCAGGGAGAAAAGGAAG AGCGGCCTCCTGTCCTCGTTCAGCCTGTCCATGACGGACCTGTCCAAGTCCTGTGAGAACCTGTCCACCGTGATGCTCTACAACCCGGG TCTCTTCACTCAGAAGGGCCCCGTCTTCCTCAG GCTGGAGTTCgagaggcagcagagagaagagCTGGAGAAGCTGGAGATGAAGAG GAGGCTGATCAAGGAGATGGAGGAGAAGCAGCTGAGTGAGAAGGCGGAGCTGGAGCGCCTCCAGCAGGAGGTGGAGAGTCAGCGCAAGGAGTCGCAGGAGGTGCAGCAGCGCATCCTGCGGCAGGAGGAGAGCCTGCGCCGCCGCAGCCAGGACATCGAGAGCCGCCTGCGGGACTTCCTTGCCGAGAAGGAGCGCTTCGAGGAGGAGCGGCGCTCTGAGGTCCAGGAGGTGGCGCTGCAGCgcaggaagctgcagcaggaggaggagcgaGAGGTGGAGGAGCAGACGGAGATCTGCCGCGAGCTGCAGCGGCTGCAGAGGGAGCGCGAGGAGCAGCAGGCGCGCCTGGAGGCGGAGCGGCGGCGGCTGGAGGAGCAGGAGCGGGAGCAGCTGAGTCTGGTCTCCCGgctggaggagcagctgtggGAGGCGCAGGAGGCGGCGGCAGCGCTGCTGGCCAGAGATGATGCGCGGCGCTTGGAGGAGGAGCGGCGTGCGCTGGCGGAGATCAGGGAGGCGCTGCTGCGCGCCAAGGAGGCCGCCGAGCGCACGGACGGCGAGGACGCCGCTAAGGAGGCGCGCTCTGTCCAGAAGCAGTACCTCGCCTTCAAGGAGGCGCAGGTGGATGAGCTGCGGCGGCTGCAGGAggcgctgcagcagcagagggagctgctgcagcaggaggtgacagcagagaggagctCGCTGCAGCAGCTCGCACGCAGCCTGAAGGAACGCCAGCAGAGGGCACCGCAGGATGGCGGCGGCCAGGAGGAGACGGTGCTCCGCCAGGCGCAGCACCGCCTGCACTTCAAGGAGCAGCAGCTGGCCAACATGGCCGCCAGTGTTCTGCCGGCGCTcgtggaggagcagcagcggGCGCAGGAGGTGCTGCAGCGGCGCGGTGGCGTGGCGCCGGCCGGCCTGGACAACACGCTGTTCCAGGTGgagaaggagctggaggagacgCAGGACAAGCTGCACCTGCACTGGAACGGCgcgcagcagctgcagcagctgcaggagagCTGCGAGTTCACGGCCAACGTGGCGCGGCAGGAGGAGAAGGTCCGGCGCAAGGAGAGGGAGATCCTGGCCTGGAGGGAGGCGCAGCAGCGGGAGGCGCTGGAGCAGGCCGTGGCCCGGCTGGAGCGCCGCCACGCCGCCCTGAGGCCCGACCGGCGCCGTGCCCAGCCGGACCTCCGCAG gGTGGAGCAGGAGATCCAGGAGCTGCGGCGGCACATCAGCGAGAGcgagaaccagaaccgggcccaGTCGGTCGGAACCGAGGAGAAGATGGGTCACAGCAGCTCCCCGGTCGGACACATGCAGAGTCTGAACCCGCTGCTGCCGCTGTCTGATGACAG GATCAACGCCTACATCGAGGAGGAAGTGCAGCGACGACTGAGGAAGATGAACTTCCTGAACGGCGGCGCCGTGGATCTGTCCGTGTCCTGCGACTCTCTCAGG gaagaggaaaaactgcagaacatAAATCCACGAAGGCTGAAGTATGAG CATCTGATGTCGCGCCCGGCCGGGACGCTCTGCGCCGCCAAGGAGCCCGTCAGGGTGAGCATCCCCCGCTACGTCCTGCGCGGCCAGGGCAAGGACGAACACTTCGAGTTCGAGGTCAAG GTCTCGGTGATGGACGACAGCTGGACCGTGTTCAGACGCTACAGCCGCTTCAGAGAAATGCACAGGAGCCTGAAGTCCAAATATCCGGAG ctggCGGCTCTGGAGTTTCCTCCGAAGAAGCTGTTTGGGAACCGGGACGAGCGGATGGTATCGGAGCGCCGCAGCCACCTGGAG CGGTACCTGAGGAACCTGTTCCGGGTCATGCTGTCCTGCTCTGGTTCTCCTCTCAAACCTGATGAGGACGGCGTTTTCCGCCTGTCCAAGTTCAACATCTGCGAGTTTTCTCCGTTCTTCAAGAAGGGCGTCTTCGAGTCC
- the kif16ba gene encoding kinesin-like protein KIF16B isoform X9, with amino-acid sequence MRQRRCSAASGQEKAGCHLQEKELEAKCIIRMEGSKTSITNLKVPEGVVGDSMRERIRTFTYDFSYDSTDGRSRAFVSQETVFGDLGSDVLKAAFEGYNACVFAYGQTGSGKSYTMMGVPGDAGLIPRICEGLFSRIADASRRDEASFRIEVSYLEIYNERVRDLLRRKSSHTYNLRVREHPKDGPYVEDLSKHLVQNYSDVEELMEAGNINRTTASTGMNDVSSRSHAIFTINFTQAKFDAEMPSETVSKIHLVDLAGSERADATGATGARLKEGGNINKSLVTLGNVISALADMAPDGGNTNQKKKTVFVPYRDSVLTWLLKDSLGGNAKTIMIATISPADVNYGETLSTLRYANRAKNIINKPTVNEDSNVRLIRELRAEIARLKALLLQGNQIALLDSPTALSMEEKLHQNEARVLELTKEWTNKWNETQNILKEETLALRKEGIGVVLDSELPHLIGIDDDLLSTGIILYHLKEGRTYVGREDASGEQDIILHGLDLESEHCVFENQNGTVTLVPLSGAQCSVNGVLVAAPVQLNQGAVILLGRTNMFRFNHPKEAAKLREKRKSGLLSSFSLSMTDLSKSCENLSTVMLYNPGLFTQKGPVFLRLEFERQQREELEKLEMKRRLIKEMEEKQLSEKAELERLQQEVESQRKESQEVQQRILRQEESLRRRSQDIESRLRDFLAEKERFEEERRSEVQEVALQRRKLQQEEEREVEEQTEICRELQRLQREREEQQARLEAERRRLEEQEREQLSLVSRLEEQLWEAQEAAAALLARDDARRLEEERRALAEIREALLRAKEAAERTDGEDAAKEARSVQKQYLAFKEAQVDELRRLQEALQQQRELLQQEVTAERSSLQQLARSLKERQQRAPQDGGGQEETVLRQAQHRLHFKEQQLANMAASVLPALVEEQQRAQEVLQRRGGVAPAGLDNTLFQVEKELEETQDKLHLHWNGAQQLQQLQESCEFTANVARQEEKVRRKEREILAWREAQQREALEQAVARLERRHAALRPDRRRAQPDLRRVEQEIQELRRHISESENQNRAQSVGTEEKMGHSSSPVGHMQSLNPLLPLSDDSRINAYIEEEVQRRLRKMNFLNGGAVDLSVSCDSLRDEEEVSDCSSVRLTDEEEEKLQNINPRRLKYEHLMSRPAGTLCAAKEPVRVSIPRYVLRGQGKDEHFEFEVKVSVMDDSWTVFRRYSRFREMHRSLKSKYPELAALEFPPKKLFGNRDERMVSERRSHLERYLRNLFRVMLSCSGSPLKPDEDGVFRLSKFNICEFSPFFKKGVFESSSHGTG; translated from the exons ATGAGGCAGAGGAGATGCTCCGCTGCTTCTGGACAGGAGAAAGCTGGATGCCATCTACA GGAGAAAGAGCTTGAGGCCAAATGCATCATCAGGATGGAGGGAAGCAAGACCAGCATCACTAACCTGAAG GTCCCAGAGGGCGTGGTCGGCGACTCGATGAGGGAACGGATCAGAACCTTCACCTATGATTTCTCCTACGACTCGACGGACGGACGGAGCCGCGCCTTCGTCTCCCAGGAAACG GTGTTCGGGGACCTGGGCTCCGACGTGCTGAAGGCGGCCTTCGAGGGATACAACGCCTGCGTGTTCGCCTACGGACAGACCGGATCCGGGAAGTCCTACACCATGATGGGCGTCCCA GGCGACGCCGGTCTGATCCCCAGGATCTGCGAGGGTCTGTTCAGTCGGATCGCTGACGCGTCGCGGCGAGACGAAGCTTCGTTCCGCATCGAGGTCAG CTACCTGGAGATCTACAACGAGCGAGTCAGAGACCTGCTGAGGAGGAAGTCCAGCCACACCTACAACCTGCGGGTCCGCGAGCATCCCAAGGACGGGCCGTACGTGGAAG ACCTGTCCAAACACCTGGTGCAGAACTACAGCGACGTGGAGGAGCTGATGGAGGCGGGGAACATCAACCGCACCACCGCCAGCACCGGCATGAACGACGTCAGCAGCCGCTCCCACGCCATCTTCACCATCAACTTCACGCAG GCCAAGTTTGACGCAGAGATGCCGAGCGAGACGGTGAGTAAGATCCACCTGGTGGACCTGGCTGGCAGCGAGCGCGCCGACGCCACCGGCGCCACCGGCGCCCGGCTGAAGGAGGGCGGGAACATCAACAAGTCGCTGGTCACGCTGGGAAACGTCATCTCCGCTCTGG CCGACATGGCGCCGGACGGTGGGAACACcaaccagaagaagaagacggtTTTCGTCCCCTACAGAGACTCGGTGCTGACCTGGCTGCTGAAGGACAGCCTGGGCGGGAACGCCAAGACCATCATGATCGCAA CCATCTCCCCCGCCGACGTGAACTACGGCGAGACGCTCAGCACTCTGCGCTACGCCAACCGAGCCAAGAATATCATCAACAAACCCACCGTCAACGAGGACTCCAACGTCCGGCTGATCAGGGAGCTGCGGGCGGAGATCGCCCGGCTCAAggcgctgctgctgcagggaaACCAG ATCGCTCTGCTGGACTCGCCCACGGCTCTGAGCATGGAGGAGAAGCTGCACCAGAACGAGGCCCGG GTTCTGGAGCTGACCAAGGAGTGGACCAACAAATGGAACGAGACGCAGAACATCCTGAAG GAGGAGACACTGGCTCTGAGGAAGGAGGGCATCGGCGTGGTTCTGGACTCGGAGCTGCCTCACCTCATTGGCATCGACGACGACCTGCTCAGCACCGGCATCATCCTTTACCACCTGAAG GAGGGACGGACGTACGTGGGCCGGGAGGACGCATCCGGCGAACAGGACATCA TTCTGCACGGCCTGGACCTGGAGAGCGAGCACTGTGTGTTTGAGAACCAGAACGGGACGGTTACCCTGGTGCCGCTCAGCGGGGCTCAGTGTTCAGTCAACGGGGTTCTGGTAGCGGCGCCGGTCCAACTCAACCAGG GAGCCGTTATTCTGCTGGGCCGGACCAACATGTTTCGCTTCAACCATCCGAAGGAAGCGGCCAAGCTCAGGGAGAAAAGGAAG AGCGGCCTCCTGTCCTCGTTCAGCCTGTCCATGACGGACCTGTCCAAGTCCTGTGAGAACCTGTCCACCGTGATGCTCTACAACCCGGG TCTCTTCACTCAGAAGGGCCCCGTCTTCCTCAG GCTGGAGTTCgagaggcagcagagagaagagCTGGAGAAGCTGGAGATGAAGAG GAGGCTGATCAAGGAGATGGAGGAGAAGCAGCTGAGTGAGAAGGCGGAGCTGGAGCGCCTCCAGCAGGAGGTGGAGAGTCAGCGCAAGGAGTCGCAGGAGGTGCAGCAGCGCATCCTGCGGCAGGAGGAGAGCCTGCGCCGCCGCAGCCAGGACATCGAGAGCCGCCTGCGGGACTTCCTTGCCGAGAAGGAGCGCTTCGAGGAGGAGCGGCGCTCTGAGGTCCAGGAGGTGGCGCTGCAGCgcaggaagctgcagcaggaggaggagcgaGAGGTGGAGGAGCAGACGGAGATCTGCCGCGAGCTGCAGCGGCTGCAGAGGGAGCGCGAGGAGCAGCAGGCGCGCCTGGAGGCGGAGCGGCGGCGGCTGGAGGAGCAGGAGCGGGAGCAGCTGAGTCTGGTCTCCCGgctggaggagcagctgtggGAGGCGCAGGAGGCGGCGGCAGCGCTGCTGGCCAGAGATGATGCGCGGCGCTTGGAGGAGGAGCGGCGTGCGCTGGCGGAGATCAGGGAGGCGCTGCTGCGCGCCAAGGAGGCCGCCGAGCGCACGGACGGCGAGGACGCCGCTAAGGAGGCGCGCTCTGTCCAGAAGCAGTACCTCGCCTTCAAGGAGGCGCAGGTGGATGAGCTGCGGCGGCTGCAGGAggcgctgcagcagcagagggagctgctgcagcaggaggtgacagcagagaggagctCGCTGCAGCAGCTCGCACGCAGCCTGAAGGAACGCCAGCAGAGGGCACCGCAGGATGGCGGCGGCCAGGAGGAGACGGTGCTCCGCCAGGCGCAGCACCGCCTGCACTTCAAGGAGCAGCAGCTGGCCAACATGGCCGCCAGTGTTCTGCCGGCGCTcgtggaggagcagcagcggGCGCAGGAGGTGCTGCAGCGGCGCGGTGGCGTGGCGCCGGCCGGCCTGGACAACACGCTGTTCCAGGTGgagaaggagctggaggagacgCAGGACAAGCTGCACCTGCACTGGAACGGCgcgcagcagctgcagcagctgcaggagagCTGCGAGTTCACGGCCAACGTGGCGCGGCAGGAGGAGAAGGTCCGGCGCAAGGAGAGGGAGATCCTGGCCTGGAGGGAGGCGCAGCAGCGGGAGGCGCTGGAGCAGGCCGTGGCCCGGCTGGAGCGCCGCCACGCCGCCCTGAGGCCCGACCGGCGCCGTGCCCAGCCGGACCTCCGCAG gGTGGAGCAGGAGATCCAGGAGCTGCGGCGGCACATCAGCGAGAGcgagaaccagaaccgggcccaGTCGGTCGGAACCGAGGAGAAGATGGGTCACAGCAGCTCCCCGGTCGGACACATGCAGAGTCTGAACCCGCTGCTGCCGCTGTCTGATGACAG CAGGATCAACGCCTACATCGAGGAGGAAGTGCAGCGACGACTGAGGAAGATGAACTTCCTGAACGGCGGCGCCGTGGATCTGTCCGTGTCCTGCGACTCTCTCAGG GACGAGGAGGAAGTTAGCGACTGTAGCTCTGTTAGGCTAACAGACGAG gaagaggaaaaactgcagaacatAAATCCACGAAGGCTGAAGTATGAG CATCTGATGTCGCGCCCGGCCGGGACGCTCTGCGCCGCCAAGGAGCCCGTCAGGGTGAGCATCCCCCGCTACGTCCTGCGCGGCCAGGGCAAGGACGAACACTTCGAGTTCGAGGTCAAG GTCTCGGTGATGGACGACAGCTGGACCGTGTTCAGACGCTACAGCCGCTTCAGAGAAATGCACAGGAGCCTGAAGTCCAAATATCCGGAG ctggCGGCTCTGGAGTTTCCTCCGAAGAAGCTGTTTGGGAACCGGGACGAGCGGATGGTATCGGAGCGCCGCAGCCACCTGGAG CGGTACCTGAGGAACCTGTTCCGGGTCATGCTGTCCTGCTCTGGTTCTCCTCTCAAACCTGATGAGGACGGCGTTTTCCGCCTGTCCAAGTTCAACATCTGCGAGTTTTCTCCGTTCTTCAAGAAGGGCGTCTTCGAGTCC